The proteins below come from a single Corylus avellana chromosome ca3, CavTom2PMs-1.0 genomic window:
- the LOC132174302 gene encoding putative disease resistance RPP13-like protein 1, which produces MASREFADIFQGRKLNERLLHKLKIALLSVNALVEDAEEKQLTKPAVKEWLEESKDAVYEAEDVLDEIATEALKRKLDAEFQTTSSHRAKDSRATWQTRISSNAKRCSRSKRRCWRRIIKKIPHDFFGRRIWYFW; this is translated from the exons ATGGCATCCCGCGAGTTTGCTGACATCTTTCAAGGAAGAAAACTCAATGAACGTCTCTTACACAAGTTGAAGATAGCATTGCTGTCCGTGAATGCACTGGTTGAAGACGCGGAGGAAAAACAGCTTACGAAGCCTGCTGTGAAAGAGTGGCTGGAGGAGTCGAAAGATGCTGTCTATGAGGCTGAAGACGTCTTGGATGAGATAGCCACCGAAGCCTTGAAACGTAAGTTGGATGCTGAATTTCAAACCACTTCAA GTCATAGAGCCAAAGATAGCAGAGCTACTTGGCAGACTAGAATATCTAGCAACGCAAAAAGATGTTCTAGGTCTAAAAGAAGGTGTTGGAGGAGAATCATCAAAAAGATTCCCCACGACTTCTTTGGTAGAAGAATCTGGTATTTTTGGTAG
- the LOC132174810 gene encoding ubiquitin-conjugating enzyme E2-17 kDa-like, with amino-acid sequence MASKRILKELKDLQKDPPTSCSAGPVAEDMFHWQATILGPPDSPYAGGVFLVTIHFPPDYPFKPPKVAFRTKVFHPNINSNGSICLDILKEQWSPALTISKVLLSICSLLTDPNPDDPLVPEIAHMYKTDRSKYETTARSWTQKYAMG; translated from the exons ATGGCGTCGAAGCGGATCTTGAAGGAGCTCAAGGATCTCCAGAAGGATCCTCCTACGTCTTGCAGTGCTG GCCCAGTTGCTGAAGATATGTTCCATTGGCAAGCAACAATTTTGGGTCCTCCTGACAGTCCTTATGCGGGTGGAGTTTTTCTAGTCACTATTCATTTTCCTCCGGACTACCCATTTAAACCACCCAAG GTTGCATTCAGGACGAAGGTCTTCCACCCCAATATCAATAGCAATGGGAGCATTTGTCTTGATATTTTGAAGGAGCAGTGGAGCCCTGCCCTTACCATATCCAAG GTGTTGCTTTCTATCTGTTCACTTTTAACGGACCCAAATCCCGATGACCCTCTGGTGCCGGAAATTGCCCATATGTACAAGACTGATCGGAGCAAGTACGAGACAACGGCTAGAAGCTGGACCCAGAAGTATGCTATGGGCTAG
- the LOC132173645 gene encoding putative disease resistance RPP13-like protein 1: MGGIGKTTLAQLVYKDKRVNEHFDFKAWVCVSDEFDVFRVTKTVLEAVTSSTCNMKDLNLLQVTLQDKLMGKKFILILDDVWNENYADWEILSSPFRSGARGSTVIVTTRNDNVASIMRAVSTDRLKPLLEDDCWLLFEKYAFHDGNFDARSQLEVIGRQIVKRCEGLPLAAKAIGSLL, encoded by the coding sequence ATGGGGGGAATTGGCAAGACCACCCTTGCCCAGCTTGTATACAAGGACAAGAGGGTGAATGAGCATTTTGACTTTAAGGCATGGGTATGTGTTTCGGATGAGTTTGACGTGTTCAGGGTAACTAAAACAGTTCTAGAGGCAGTGACTTCATCGACTTGTAATATGAAGGATCTAAATCTACTTCAAGTTACACTACAGGATAAGTTGATGGGGAAGAAATTCATACTTATTTTAGATGACGTATGGAATGAGAATTATGCTGATTGGGAGATCTTAAGTAGTCCATTTAGATCTGGGGCACGAGGAAGTACAGTCATTGTAACAACACGCAATGATAATGTTGCCTCAATCATGCGTGCTGTTTCAACTGATCGTCTAAAGCCATTATTGGAAGACGATTGTTGGTTactatttgaaaaatatgcatTCCACGATGGCAACTTCGATGCACGTTCACAGCTAGAAGTAATAGGTAGACAAATTGTGAAAAGGTGTGAAGGTCTACCTTTAGCAGCCAAAGCAATTGGGAGTCTCCTGTGA
- the LOC132174301 gene encoding putative disease resistance protein At3g14460 → MEEVGEDYFLDLASRSLLEQSSDNKSGFVMHDLVNDLAKFVSGKFTFRLHIDLSPKTMNETRHLSHLRRPYDNFKKFEVLCEATRLHTFLALELSPNNCYFFLSKRVPLDLLPKLRCLRVLSLSHYQNLTELPESIGKIKYLRYLNIYSTAIKQLPDSICKLCNLQTLNLSFCYGIAVLPRDMWKLTNLRHLDIVGTAIKEMPMQLGRLKCLQTLSKFIINKHRGACIEESGKLANLRGKVSISELQSVVSPMDALKACLKDRKYLEELVLEWNGLGTNISECQRSVLDNLRPHSNLKSLTIKNYGDKSLPDWVGHHSFSNIVSLHLNNCKHCPNLPPLGQLPSLQNLYVVGFEGVVKVDYEFYGGDSSSIKPFGALKVLRFEYMLKWEEWSAFGVENEGEAFPQLEVLYVDDCPKLTGGLPVHLPSLTKLEIRKCPQLVASLPKAPALHELELIHCNEVLLKELPTKLGRLVIGGFDALESLPNGMVASNNCLQRLEIWECMKLELPTHLHFSSLEWLELRGCDSLKSFPLDFFPKLSHISIWGCKNMESLTDSEQHGRDLVTLNIAIGYCPNFVSFPKEGIRAPQLSVFFVSNCPNLRSLPEKMHTLLPSLSVFHIYDCPRVESFPEGGFPSNLRDFFSQGL, encoded by the coding sequence ATGGAAGAGGTTGGCGAAGATTACTTCCTTGACTTGGCATCAAGGTCATTGTTGGAACAATCAAGTGACAATAAATCAGGTTTTGTAATGCATGATCTCGTCAACGACTTGGCCAAATTCGTATCTGGGAAATTTACCTTTAGGTTGCATATTGACCTTTCTCCTAAAACTATGAACGAGACTCGCCATTTGTCACATTTGAGAAGACCATATGATAACTTTAAGAAGTTTGAGGTTCTTTGTGAGGCTACTCGATTGCACACATTCTTAGCATTGGAGTTGTCACCAAACAATTGTTACTTTTTCTTAAGTAAAAGAGTACCACTTGATTTATTGCCAAAACTAAGATGTTTGCGGGTGCTCTCTCTTTCCCATTACCAAAATTTGACTGAGTTGCCTGAATCAATTGGCAAAATCAAGTATTTACGTTACTTGAACATTTATTCCACTGCAATTAAACAGTTACCCGATTCCATATGTAAGTTGTGCAATTTGCAAACATTGAACTTATCATTTTGTTATGGTATTGCTGTATTACCAAGAGATATGTGGAAACTCACTAACTTACGTCATCTTGATATTGTCGGAACTGCTATAAAGGAGATGCCAATGCAGCTGGGTAGACTAAAATGTCTACAGACTTTAAGTAAATTTATCATCAACAAACATAGGGGGGCATGCATTGAAGAGTCGGGGAAACTTGCAAATCTTCGAGGAAAGGTTTCTATTTCAGAGCTTCAAAGCGTCGTATCTCCTATGGATGCTCTGAAAGCATGCTTGAAAGATAGGAAGTACCTTGAGGAGTTGGTGTTGGAATGGAATGGATTGGGTACTAATATTTCAGAATGTCAAAGATCTGTACTTGACAATCTTCGGCCCCATAGTAACTTGAAAAGTCTCACTATCAAGAACTATGGCGATAAAAGTCTTCCAGACTGGGTTGGGCATCATTCATTCTCTAATATAGTGTCCCTTCACCTAAACAATTGTAAACATTGTCCCAACTTGCCACCACTTGGTCAGCTACCCTCTTTGCAGAACCTCTATGTTGTTGGGTTTGAAGGAGTTGTTAAAGTGGATTATGAGTTTTATGGCGGTGATTCTTCATCAATTAAGCCATTTGGAGCCTTAAAAGTTTTAAGGTTCGAGTATATGTTGAAGTGGGAGGAATGGTCTGCTTTTGGGGTCGAAAACGAAGGTGAAGCTTTCCCTCAACTTGAAGTGCTTTATGTTGATGACTGCCCTAAATTAACAGGAGGGTTGCCCgtccatcttccttctttaacCAAACTTGAGATTCGTAAATGTCCGCAGCTAGTGGCATCACTCCCAAAGGCTCCTGCTTTACACGAATTGGAGCTAATACATTGTAATGAGGTTCTGTTAAAAGAATTGCCAACTAAATTGGGAAGGCTCGTAATTGGAGGATTTGACGCACTTGAGTCCCTTCCCAATGGAATGGTGGCCTCCAACAACTGTCTTCAACGGTTAGAAATCTGGGAATGTATGAAGTTAGAGCTCCCAACACACTTACACTTTTCATCCCTTGAATGGTTGGAGTTGCGCGGTTGTGATTCCCTCAAGTCATTTCCGTTAGATTTCTTTCCAAAGCTTTCTCATATAAGTATATGGGGGTGTAAGAATATGGAATCTTTGACAGATTCAGAACAACATGGACGTGATTTAGTGACCTTGAATATTGCCATCGGCTATTGCCCtaattttgtatcttttccGAAAGAAGGAATCCGTGCCCCACAACTTTCAGTTTTTTTCGTCTCTAATTGTCCAAATCTGAGGTCATTGCCAGAGAAGATGCATACACTCCTGCCTTCTCTTTCGGTTTTTCATATATACGATTGTCCAAGAGTTGAGTCGTTTCCCGAAGGAGGCTTTCCTTCCAACCTGAGAGATTTTTTCAGTCAGGGATTGTGA